The following proteins come from a genomic window of Megalops cyprinoides isolate fMegCyp1 chromosome 6, fMegCyp1.pri, whole genome shotgun sequence:
- the omd gene encoding osteomodulin: MASRPLICQDYGNAYETTYPEYDSETELEPRIPPLAVPQPPDYGDPYNPYPQGCARECYCPSSFPLAMYCDHRKLKAIPDIPRHIRHLYIQFNEIEAITAEPFVNATSLKEINLSHNSLKSSLVERNAFTNLKDLLQLYLDHNNLEEVPASLPKTLQRLSLGFNRISKLSVDAMQGLASLTVLDLCNNRLTDGGVRGKTLSGMKALMQVNMCNNKLKSMPSDLPASVLQLSLENNSIASIPDSYFKKTPNLLSLRVSHNKLKAVPYTVFNLSRLMELNLGHNQLSKAFFIPRALEHLYLNHNEFLDLNVTLMCPSLDQSKPNLLTYIRIDNNRLSGPIDYFAYRCFPRIRIIFYGEQKLEKKKTLPPTKKPRLMGDAPSNDGDGAVYE; the protein is encoded by the exons ATGGCTTCCAGGCCTc TTATTTGTCAGGATTACGGCAATGCCTATGAGACTACCTATCCTGAATATGATAGTGAAACAGAGCTGGAGCCCAGGATACCACCACTTGCTGTTCCTCAACCCCCAGATTATGGAGACCCTTACAATCCTTACCCACAAGGATGTGCCAGGGAGTGCTACTGCCCTTCCTCCTTCCCCCTTGCCATGTACTGTGACCATCGCAAACTTAAAGCCATCCCCGACATTCCCAGACATATCCGTCACCTATACATCCAGTTCAACGAAATCGAGGCCATCACGGCGGAGCCCTTCGTCAACGCGACGTCCCTCAAGGAAATCAACCTCAGCCACAACAGCCTGAAGTCCTCCCTCGTGGAGCGAAACGCGTTCACCAACCTGAAGGATCTCCTCCAGCTTTACTTGGACCACAACAACCTGGAAGAGGTTCCCGCCTCTTTGCCCAAAACTCTGCAGAGGCTCTCGCTTGGCTTCAACAGGATCTCCAAATTATCGGTGGACGCCATGCAGGGCCTGGCTAGCCTTACGGTGCTGGATCTCTGTAACAACAGGCTCACCGACGGCGGCGTGAGAGGAAAGACCCTGTCTGGCATGAAGGCACTGATGCAAGTTAACATGTGCAACAACAAGCTGAAGTCCATGCCGTCAGACCTACCAGCATCTGTGCTACAGCTGTCACTGGAGAACAACTCTATCGCTTCCATCCCCGACAGCTACTTTAAAAAAACGCCCAACCTCTTGTCTCTGAGGGTGTCGCACAACAAGCTGAAGGCCGTCCCCTACACAGTGTTCAACCTGTCGAGACTGATGGAGCTGAACCTGGGTCACAACCAGCTGTCCAAGGCCTTCTTTATCCCAAGAGCCCTGGAACACCTGTACCTCAATCACAACGAATTCCTGG ATCTGAATGTAACACTAATGTGTCCCTCACTGGACCAAAGCAAACCCAATCTACTGACCTACATCCGCATTGACAACAACAGGCTGAGCGGCCCAATCGACTACTTTGCCTACAGATGCTTCCCTCGGATCCGGATCATCTTCTACGGGGAACAGAAACtcgaaaaaaagaaaacactgcccCCAACGAAAAAACCTCGGCTGATGGGAGATGCACCAAGCAATGACGGAGATGGAGCTGTTTATGAATAA